From Triticum urartu cultivar G1812 chromosome 2, Tu2.1, whole genome shotgun sequence, a single genomic window includes:
- the LOC125535700 gene encoding immune-associated nucleotide-binding protein 9-like: protein MGGSNYDDDWVLPSADITVVLVGKLGYGKSATGNSILGREAFVSEYSHASVTNTCQMGSTMLTDGRTINVIDTPGLFDMTVTPEDAGKEIVKCMNMAKDGIHAVLMVFSATSRFSREDSSTIETIKVFFGEKIVDHLVLVFTYGDLVGENLLKNMLSNAPDYLQKVVQLCKNRVVLFDNKTKDPRIRTKQLETLLDVVDSVSANNGGNPFTDQMLTRLKEVHDREKEVHDALGYSEDQISELKKEIHRTRDEQLANITAMVEEKLNITVEKLQVQLMEEQNARLEAERVAAEARLKSDEEIRKLKERLEKAQEENEEFRRLAANKCAIL from the exons ATGGGTGGAAGCAACTATGATGATGACTGGGTGTTGCCCAGTGCTGACATCACTGTTGTTCTTGTTGGAAAACTTGGCTATGGCAAGAGTGCAACTGGCAATAGTATCCTTGGACGGGAAGCATTTGTATCAGAATACTCTCATGCCAGTGTGACAAACACTTGTCAGATGGGAAGCACCATGCTGACGGATGGCCGCACCATCAATGTTATTGATACACCAG GATTATTTGACATGACCGTAACCCCTGAGGATGCTGGCAAAGAAATTGTTAAGTGCATGAACATGGCTAAAGATGGGATACATGCTGTGTTGATGGTTTTTTCTGCTACGTCTCGATTTTCTCGAGAAGATTCTAGTACAATTGAGACTATCAAAGTGTTTTTTGGAGAGAAAATCGTTGATCACTTGGTCTTAGTTTTCACTTATGGAGATTTAGTTGGTGAAAATTTATTGAAGAACATGTTAAGTAATGCCCCAGACTATCTGCAG AAAGTTGTTCAGCTATGCAAAAATAGAGTGGTTCTTTTTGATAACAAGACCAAGGACCCTAGGATTCGAACTAAGCAGCTCGAAACGTTGCTTGATGTGGTTGATTCTGTTAGTGCAAATAATGGAGGAAACCCATTTACAGATCAAATGCTCACTCGCCTTAAG GAGGTGCATGATAGAGAGAAGGAGGTTCATGATGCTCTCGGATATTCAGAGGACCAAATATCTGAATTGAAGAAGGAGATCCACAGAACTCGGGATGAACAGCTTGCAAACATTACTGCCATG GTGGAGGAAAAGCTGAATATCACGGTGGAGAAGCTGCAAGTTCAACTCATGGAAGAACAGAATGCAAGGCTGGAAGCAGAGAGGGTGGCGGCGGAGGCCAGGCTGAAATCCGACGAGGAGATCCGCAAGCTCAAGGAGAGGCTCGAGAAGGCTCAGGAGGAAAACGAGGAGTTCCGGAGGCTGGCGGCGAACAAGTGCGCCATTCTGTAA